In Sphingomonas phyllosphaerae, one DNA window encodes the following:
- a CDS encoding leucyl aminopeptidase family protein, with amino-acid sequence MTDFSALLQPDRGQPARDIHVVHPDRFADWLAAQPVRVRTAVAANKVTGRAGNRAILPGEAADDWAMLLVCDEPLDSPWRIASLADTLPEGTYRLADGGATGAAGLGWLLAQHRFTRYRKVEPAAPRVLLTSDVAAIDETVRLAAATARVRDLVDTGASDLGPAELEAEADALAAQHGATVTVTRGDALATGYPMIHAVGQAASKDRAPRLIELEWGDPAAPRVALVGKGVCFDSGGLDIKPSSGMRLMKKDMGGAAHALALAALVMQARLKVRLHLLIPAVENAIAGNAFRPGDVLTTRKGLTVENTNTDAEGRLILGDALTRAVEGAPDLLIDFATLTGAARVALGPDLPATFVQDETLATELLAAGTAVHDPLWRLPLWDGYDDMLKSDVADMVNAPDGGFAGSITAALFLRRFVPASVPWAHFDTFAWRPSPRPGRPKGGEAYGLRATWALLKKRFA; translated from the coding sequence ATGACCGACTTTAGCGCCTTGCTTCAGCCCGATCGCGGCCAGCCCGCCCGCGACATTCACGTCGTCCACCCCGATCGTTTCGCCGACTGGCTGGCCGCGCAGCCGGTCCGCGTCCGCACCGCGGTCGCCGCCAACAAGGTCACCGGGCGCGCCGGCAATCGCGCGATCCTGCCGGGCGAGGCGGCGGACGACTGGGCGATGCTGCTGGTCTGCGACGAGCCGCTCGACTCGCCGTGGCGGATCGCCTCGCTCGCCGACACGCTGCCCGAGGGCACGTACCGGCTCGCGGACGGCGGCGCGACCGGTGCGGCGGGGCTCGGCTGGCTGCTCGCGCAGCATCGCTTCACCCGCTATCGCAAGGTCGAGCCCGCCGCACCGCGCGTCCTGCTCACCAGCGACGTCGCCGCGATCGACGAAACCGTCCGCCTCGCCGCCGCCACCGCGCGCGTCCGCGATCTGGTCGACACCGGCGCCAGCGATCTCGGCCCGGCCGAGCTGGAGGCGGAGGCCGATGCGCTCGCCGCGCAGCATGGCGCGACCGTCACCGTCACGCGCGGCGACGCGCTCGCCACCGGCTATCCGATGATCCACGCGGTCGGTCAGGCGGCGAGCAAGGACCGTGCGCCGCGCCTCATCGAGCTCGAATGGGGCGACCCCGCCGCCCCGCGTGTCGCGTTGGTCGGCAAGGGCGTGTGTTTCGATTCGGGCGGGCTCGACATCAAGCCGTCATCGGGGATGCGGCTGATGAAGAAGGACATGGGCGGCGCCGCGCACGCGCTCGCGCTCGCTGCGCTGGTGATGCAGGCGCGGCTGAAGGTGCGGCTCCACCTGCTAATTCCGGCGGTGGAGAATGCCATCGCCGGCAACGCCTTCCGCCCCGGCGACGTGCTGACGACGCGCAAGGGGCTGACCGTCGAGAACACCAACACCGACGCCGAAGGCCGGCTGATCCTCGGCGACGCGCTGACCAGGGCGGTCGAGGGCGCGCCCGACCTGCTGATCGACTTCGCGACGCTGACCGGCGCGGCGCGCGTCGCGCTCGGGCCGGACCTGCCCGCGACCTTCGTACAGGACGAAACGCTGGCGACGGAGCTGCTCGCGGCAGGGACGGCGGTCCACGATCCGCTGTGGCGGCTGCCGCTTTGGGACGGCTATGACGACATGCTCAAGTCGGACGTCGCCGACATGGTCAACGCCCCCGACGGCGGCTTCGCGGGTTCGATCACCGCGGCATTGTTCCTCCGCCGCTTCGTGCCCGCGAGCGTGCCGTGGGCGCACTTCGACACCTTCGCGTGGCGCCCGTCGCCGCGTCCCGGCCGACCGAAAGGCGGCGAGGCCTACGGCCTGCGCGCGACATGGGCACTGCTGAAGAAAAGGTTCGCCTGA
- a CDS encoding acyl carrier protein, with protein MIPEGTSEIETTVRAVLVDVLALDPARVAAFHADTPLFGALPELDSMAVAGVLTELEDRLGIVIEDDEVDGEMLETFGALVTFAAGKALV; from the coding sequence GTGATTCCCGAAGGCACGAGCGAAATCGAGACGACCGTGCGCGCGGTGCTGGTCGACGTGCTGGCGCTCGACCCGGCACGCGTCGCCGCCTTCCACGCCGACACGCCGCTGTTCGGCGCGCTGCCCGAACTCGACTCGATGGCGGTGGCGGGCGTGCTCACCGAGCTGGAGGACCGGCTCGGCATCGTCATCGAGGACGACGAGGTCGACGGCGAGATGCTGGAAACGTTTGGCGCGCTGGTGACCTTCGCGGCCGGCAAGGCGCTGGTCTGA
- the tpiA gene encoding triose-phosphate isomerase codes for MTVRRKLVAGNWKMNGDLALLTELDAVAAVAAAHPDVDVAIAVPSTLIAPAAQRVPGLAIGAEDVHEADSGAYTGSVSAAMVREAGARFTIVGHSERREYQNETSQDAWAKAAAARRQGLSVILCCGETGAERDAGRAERVVQAQIEKSLPEQAHGDWLTLAYEPRWAIGSGRTPTLDEIAAIHAIARAKMRQLIGEAADGVRILYGGSVTGDNAREIMAVPDVDGALVGGASLTAAKFVPIIEAAG; via the coding sequence ATGACGGTGCGGCGCAAGCTGGTGGCGGGCAATTGGAAGATGAACGGCGATCTAGCGCTACTGACGGAGCTGGACGCGGTGGCGGCGGTGGCGGCGGCGCACCCCGATGTCGATGTCGCGATCGCCGTTCCGTCGACGCTGATCGCGCCGGCCGCCCAGCGGGTGCCGGGGCTCGCGATCGGGGCCGAGGACGTCCACGAGGCGGACAGCGGCGCCTATACCGGGAGCGTCTCGGCGGCCATGGTGCGCGAGGCGGGGGCGCGGTTCACGATCGTCGGGCATTCGGAGCGGCGCGAGTATCAGAACGAAACCAGCCAGGATGCGTGGGCGAAGGCGGCGGCGGCGCGGCGCCAGGGCTTGTCGGTGATCCTGTGCTGCGGCGAGACGGGAGCGGAGCGCGATGCCGGTCGCGCAGAGCGCGTGGTGCAGGCGCAGATCGAGAAGTCGCTGCCCGAGCAGGCGCATGGCGACTGGCTGACGCTGGCCTATGAGCCGCGCTGGGCGATCGGGAGCGGGCGCACGCCGACGCTGGACGAGATTGCCGCGATCCATGCGATCGCGCGCGCGAAGATGCGGCAGCTGATCGGCGAAGCGGCGGACGGCGTGCGGATCCTGTACGGCGGGTCGGTGACCGGCGACAATGCGCGCGAGATCATGGCGGTGCCGGATGTCGATGGCGCGCTGGTCGGCGGGGCGAGCCTGACCGCGGCGAAGTTCGTGCCGATCATCGAGGCGGCGGGGTGA
- a CDS encoding AMP-binding protein: MVSPDATPRPIDHVLRGEAHAPALIDREGVVAFTDAEDAVARLAGWLAGLGLAPGARVATWLPKTRVACWMPLAAARAGLVHVPVNPVLRRAQVAHILADSGAALLLTQDTRAATLETDDVPDGCRVVTDAGAGDPLPPSAADPDALVALLYTSGSTGRPKGVMLSHANLWLGAIGVAHYLEIAPDDRVLAVLPLGFDYGQNQLLSSWSAGACVAPLDYLTPRDVVKAVARVGATTLAGVPPLWTQLLESDWPAEVAGQLRRLTNSGGALTATMVRALRARFPAAQLFPMYGLTEAFRSTFLDPALVDAHPDSIGRAVPFAEVLVVRRDGTLAAAGEPGELVHAGPLVAQGYWRDAERTALRFRPAPAGSHYGGTAVWSGDTVVADRDGLLRFVGRDDEMIKSAGHRISPQEIEEAATAGPETAEAVAVGVPDARLGQAIVLVARGDGASEVALRGRLKRELPAYMQPARIDWHAALPRNANGKLDRAAIAAAVMERRA; this comes from the coding sequence ATGGTGTCCCCTGATGCTACGCCGCGCCCGATCGACCATGTGTTGCGTGGGGAAGCGCACGCGCCCGCGCTGATCGATCGCGAGGGGGTGGTCGCTTTTACCGACGCCGAAGACGCGGTGGCGCGGCTGGCGGGGTGGCTGGCGGGGCTGGGACTTGCGCCGGGCGCGCGGGTCGCGACGTGGCTGCCGAAGACGCGGGTGGCGTGCTGGATGCCTTTGGCGGCGGCACGCGCGGGGCTGGTGCATGTACCGGTCAATCCGGTGCTGCGGCGCGCGCAGGTCGCGCATATCCTCGCCGATAGCGGCGCGGCGCTGCTGCTGACGCAGGACACGCGGGCAGCGACGCTGGAGACGGATGATGTGCCTGACGGTTGCCGCGTCGTGACCGATGCCGGGGCGGGTGATCCGTTGCCGCCGTCGGCCGCCGATCCCGATGCTTTGGTCGCCTTGCTCTATACCTCGGGGTCGACCGGCCGGCCGAAGGGGGTGATGCTCAGCCATGCGAACCTGTGGCTGGGGGCGATCGGGGTCGCGCACTATTTGGAGATCGCGCCCGACGACCGGGTGCTCGCGGTGTTGCCGCTCGGGTTCGATTACGGGCAGAACCAGTTGCTATCGAGCTGGTCGGCGGGGGCGTGCGTCGCGCCGCTCGACTATCTGACGCCGCGCGACGTGGTGAAGGCGGTGGCGCGGGTCGGGGCGACGACGCTGGCGGGGGTGCCGCCGCTGTGGACGCAGCTGCTGGAGAGCGACTGGCCGGCGGAGGTGGCGGGGCAGTTGCGGCGGCTGACCAATTCGGGCGGCGCGCTGACGGCGACGATGGTGCGGGCGTTGCGCGCGCGGTTTCCGGCGGCGCAACTGTTCCCGATGTACGGGCTGACCGAAGCGTTTCGCTCGACCTTTCTCGACCCCGCGCTGGTCGATGCGCATCCCGATTCGATCGGGCGCGCGGTGCCGTTCGCCGAGGTGCTGGTGGTGCGGCGCGACGGGACGCTCGCGGCGGCGGGGGAGCCGGGCGAGCTGGTCCATGCCGGACCCTTGGTGGCGCAGGGCTATTGGCGCGATGCCGAGCGCACCGCGCTGCGCTTTCGACCGGCGCCGGCGGGGTCGCATTACGGCGGGACGGCGGTCTGGTCGGGCGACACGGTGGTGGCGGATCGCGACGGGTTGCTGCGGTTCGTCGGACGTGATGACGAGATGATCAAGAGCGCCGGACACCGCATCAGCCCGCAGGAGATCGAGGAAGCGGCGACGGCCGGACCGGAGACTGCCGAGGCGGTGGCGGTCGGGGTGCCCGACGCACGGCTGGGGCAAGCCATTGTGCTGGTCGCGCGGGGCGATGGGGCATCTGAGGTGGCGTTGCGGGGTCGGTTGAAGCGCGAGTTGCCCGCCTACATGCAGCCGGCGCGGATCGACTGGCACGCGGCGCTGCCGCGCAACGCCAATGGCAAGCTGGATCGCGCGGCGATCGCCGCTGCGGTGATGGAGCGGCGCGCATGA
- the trxB gene encoding thioredoxin-disulfide reductase encodes MTTHSTRMLILGSGPAGLSAAIYGARAGMAPIVVQGIQPGGQLTTTTDVENYPGFKEVIQGPWLMEQMQRQAEHVGTRLMWDTIVAVDLTSRPFRLIGDGGDVYEGEVLVIATGAQAKWLGLDSEDAMKGKGVSACATCDGFFYRGKKVAVIGGGNTAVEEALYLTNHSDDVTLIHRRDTLRAERILQERLFAHPNVKVLWNKEVREFVDGGGTAGLVALELEDTVTGAPSRIDVEGGFVAIGHHPATELFRGHLALDEDGYIAVETGSTRTSVPGVFACGDVMDKVYRQAVTAAGTGCMAALDAERFLAAAEFEAVKEAAE; translated from the coding sequence ATGACGACACATTCGACTCGCATGTTGATCCTGGGCTCGGGCCCGGCCGGGCTGTCCGCCGCGATCTATGGCGCGCGCGCCGGGATGGCGCCGATCGTGGTGCAGGGCATCCAGCCCGGCGGCCAGCTGACCACCACCACCGACGTGGAGAATTATCCCGGCTTCAAGGAGGTGATCCAGGGGCCGTGGCTGATGGAGCAGATGCAGCGCCAAGCCGAGCATGTCGGCACGCGGCTGATGTGGGACACGATCGTCGCGGTCGACCTGACGTCGCGCCCGTTTCGGCTGATCGGCGATGGCGGCGACGTCTACGAAGGCGAGGTGCTGGTGATCGCGACCGGCGCGCAGGCCAAGTGGCTGGGGCTCGACAGTGAGGACGCGATGAAGGGCAAGGGCGTCAGCGCGTGCGCGACGTGCGACGGCTTCTTCTACCGCGGCAAGAAGGTGGCGGTGATCGGCGGCGGCAATACCGCGGTCGAGGAGGCGCTGTACCTGACCAACCACAGCGACGACGTGACGCTGATCCATCGCCGCGACACGCTGCGCGCCGAGCGGATCCTGCAGGAGCGGCTGTTCGCACATCCCAACGTCAAGGTGCTGTGGAACAAGGAAGTTCGCGAATTTGTCGACGGCGGCGGGACTGCCGGGCTGGTCGCGCTCGAACTGGAGGACACCGTCACCGGCGCGCCGTCGCGAATCGATGTCGAGGGCGGGTTCGTGGCGATCGGGCACCATCCGGCGACCGAGCTGTTCCGCGGGCATCTCGCGCTTGACGAGGACGGCTATATCGCGGTCGAGACAGGCTCGACGCGCACCAGCGTGCCGGGCGTGTTCGCGTGCGGCGACGTCATGGACAAGGTGTACCGCCAAGCGGTCACTGCGGCCGGGACCGGATGCATGGCGGCGCTGGATGCCGAGCGGTTCCTCGCGGCGGCGGAGTTCGAGGCGGTCAAGGAAGCGGCGGAGTGA